In Flavobacterium sp. CBA20B-1, one DNA window encodes the following:
- a CDS encoding RelA/SpoT family protein, whose product MTQEEIEKENKEIAREYKELLSISYQTLNDEDKKLIRKAFDVAVEAHKDQRRKSGEAYIFHPIAVAKIVASEIGLGPTSIAAALMHDVVEDTDITVEDIERMFNPKIAKIVEGLTKISRMEPDPDISLQAENYRKMLLTLNDDVRVILIKVADRLHNMQTMESMAPYKQAKIASETLYIYAPLAHRLGLFNIKSKLEDLGLKYTEPDVYDDILSKTKESSEEQAAYIKSITSVLNEALEKEDISFTMKGRPKSIYSIRRKMKAQGVTFDQVYDKFAIRIIYKSAPADEKFIAWKIYSIVTDHYRPSPSRLRDWISSPKSTGYEALHITVMGPKGRWVEVQIRSERMDEIAEKGYAAHYKYKQGVTEENSLDKWLNLLKEALENSEANAVDFVEDFKLNLYAKEIYIFTPKGEIKSLPKGATALDFAFSIHTDIGIKTRGTKVNGKLVPLNYELNSGDQVEIITSANQKPSVHWLEFVTTARAKNKIKNALNEDVKHVAEEGREILARKLKHLKINLDEKVVNELVNFFKLKTSQDLFYKVGTGKIENPHLKEFASHKNSNAFLNFFKKSIRKEVNEVKPEAKLDLIVFGKDDEKLDYKLASCCNPIPGDQVFGFVTINEGIKVHKIDCPNALSMRSNYAYRILPAKWIDSSAQEFNASLMIKGIDGLGLTNELTRVISNQMNVNIQSISLSSNAGIFTGQITVIVPNKSVLNKLIDNIQNIDGVEKITRIIGSA is encoded by the coding sequence ATGACACAAGAAGAAATTGAAAAAGAGAACAAAGAAATCGCACGCGAGTACAAAGAACTTTTAAGCATTAGTTATCAAACACTTAACGATGAAGACAAAAAGCTTATTCGCAAAGCATTTGATGTTGCTGTTGAAGCGCACAAAGACCAAAGAAGAAAATCGGGCGAAGCATACATCTTCCACCCTATTGCTGTTGCAAAAATTGTAGCATCAGAAATTGGTTTGGGTCCCACTTCTATCGCTGCTGCATTAATGCATGATGTGGTAGAAGATACCGATATAACGGTAGAAGATATAGAGCGCATGTTCAATCCTAAAATCGCTAAGATTGTGGAAGGATTAACCAAGATTTCGCGCATGGAACCCGATCCCGACATCTCGCTTCAAGCAGAAAACTACCGCAAAATGTTGCTCACGCTTAACGATGACGTGCGGGTAATTCTTATTAAAGTAGCCGATCGTTTGCACAATATGCAAACCATGGAATCGATGGCACCTTATAAACAAGCAAAAATTGCTTCGGAGACCTTGTATATCTATGCACCGCTTGCACACCGTTTGGGATTGTTCAATATAAAATCAAAATTAGAAGATTTGGGTTTAAAATATACCGAACCCGATGTGTATGACGATATTTTAAGCAAAACCAAAGAAAGCAGTGAAGAACAAGCTGCTTATATTAAAAGTATTACATCGGTATTGAACGAGGCATTAGAAAAAGAAGATATTTCGTTTACAATGAAAGGTCGTCCCAAATCGATTTATTCCATCCGAAGAAAAATGAAAGCGCAAGGGGTAACTTTTGATCAAGTATATGACAAGTTTGCCATTCGCATCATTTATAAATCAGCTCCAGCAGATGAAAAGTTTATTGCATGGAAAATTTATTCTATTGTAACCGATCATTACAGACCATCGCCCAGCAGATTGCGCGATTGGATTTCTTCGCCAAAATCAACCGGCTATGAAGCACTCCACATCACTGTGATGGGTCCAAAAGGACGTTGGGTGGAAGTACAAATCCGCAGCGAGCGTATGGATGAAATTGCAGAAAAAGGATATGCCGCACATTACAAATACAAACAAGGGGTTACCGAAGAAAACAGTTTAGATAAATGGTTGAATTTATTAAAAGAAGCTTTAGAAAACTCCGAAGCAAACGCTGTGGACTTCGTAGAAGATTTTAAACTGAATTTATACGCCAAAGAAATTTATATTTTCACCCCAAAAGGCGAAATAAAATCATTGCCAAAAGGAGCTACTGCCTTGGATTTTGCCTTTAGCATCCACACCGATATTGGCATTAAAACACGCGGAACAAAAGTAAATGGAAAATTAGTACCTTTAAACTACGAGTTAAATTCGGGCGATCAGGTAGAAATCATTACATCGGCAAACCAAAAACCAAGTGTGCATTGGTTAGAATTTGTTACCACAGCACGTGCCAAAAACAAAATTAAAAATGCATTAAACGAAGATGTTAAACATGTTGCCGAAGAAGGAAGAGAAATTTTAGCACGCAAATTAAAACATCTAAAAATAAATCTCGACGAAAAAGTGGTCAATGAACTGGTAAACTTTTTTAAACTAAAAACCAGTCAGGATTTGTTCTATAAAGTAGGAACAGGAAAAATAGAAAACCCGCATTTAAAAGAGTTTGCCAGCCATAAAAACAGCAATGCTTTCTTAAACTTCTTTAAAAAATCGATACGAAAAGAAGTAAACGAGGTGAAACCCGAAGCTAAACTCGATTTAATTGTTTTTGGTAAAGACGATGAAAAACTTGATTATAAATTGGCAAGTTGCTGCAACCCCATTCCGGGCGATCAAGTTTTTGGATTTGTAACCATCAACGAAGGCATCAAAGTACATAAAATAGATTGTCCGAATGCATTAAGCATGCGCTCTAATTATGCGTATAGAATTCTTCCTGCCAAATGGATTGATTCTTCTGCACAAGAGTTCAACGCATCTTTAATGATAAAAGGTATTGATGGATTAGGATTAACCAATGAATTAACACGCGTTATATCCAACCAAATGAACGTTAACATACAAAGTATTTCGTTAAGTTCAAACGCAGGAATTTTCACCGGACAAATCACAGTAATCGTACCAAACAAAAGCGTTCTTAACAAATTGATAGACAACATTCAGAACATAGACGGCGTTGAAAAAATCACGAGAATCATAGGAAGTGCTTAA
- a CDS encoding porin family protein has protein sequence MKKTILKAFFALSCIGFSAQAQVIHKNERYVKSYNWKVGASYNMMDFNFNHTDLPEGASMISGGIPAKVMIGYEFAPNFSVEADFSMNEMEKDNVMNGMVVNENISIVSFNGSLAYSLGGLFNIPIADPYIKAGVGHLRLNETDLTMASAGGGINFWIADIPATKSSRYHHDKFYRRLGINVEAMGRSNISTKGQGSHAQYSAGVFYVF, from the coding sequence ATGAAAAAAACAATCTTAAAAGCATTTTTTGCATTAAGCTGCATAGGTTTTTCAGCACAAGCACAGGTAATACATAAAAACGAACGCTATGTAAAAAGCTACAATTGGAAAGTTGGAGCAAGTTACAATATGATGGATTTTAACTTTAACCACACCGATTTACCAGAAGGTGCCAGCATGATTTCAGGGGGTATTCCTGCAAAAGTAATGATTGGTTACGAGTTTGCACCAAATTTTTCCGTTGAAGCAGATTTTTCAATGAACGAAATGGAGAAAGACAATGTGATGAACGGTATGGTTGTAAACGAAAACATCTCTATTGTATCGTTTAACGGTTCATTAGCTTATAGTTTAGGTGGTTTATTCAATATTCCAATTGCCGACCCTTATATTAAAGCAGGTGTTGGTCATTTGCGTTTAAACGAAACCGATTTAACAATGGCTAGCGCCGGTGGTGGTATTAATTTCTGGATTGCCGATATTCCCGCTACAAAAAGTTCCCGTTATCACCACGATAAATTTTATCGAAGATTAGGTATTAATGTAGAAGCAATGGGTAGAAGCAATATTTCAACCAAAGGTCAAGGCTCACACGCACAGTATTCAGCAGGTGTTTTCTATGTATTTTAG
- a CDS encoding TrmH family RNA methyltransferase: protein MKQITSIHNQLVKDILQLQEKSKTRKKTQLFVIEGKREIEIALKNAYKIDQLLICFDLFNETQFLDFKKMFTNETQFIELSKEVYQKIAYRESTEGVIAIAQAKTHTLQDLQLPKNPLIVVLESLEKPGNLGAVLRTADAAKIDAVLIADPKTDVYNPNIVRSSVGALFSNQIAVGTSTQIISFLKDKNIALFSAILQEAVPYYSVDFSQPSAIIMGTEATGLSQEWRKQATANIIIPMQGQIDSMNVSVAAAVLIFEAKRQRNQ from the coding sequence ATGAAACAAATTACCAGCATACACAATCAATTGGTGAAAGACATTTTGCAGCTGCAAGAAAAAAGTAAAACCCGCAAAAAAACACAACTTTTTGTGATTGAAGGCAAGCGCGAAATCGAAATTGCTTTAAAAAATGCTTATAAAATAGATCAGCTGCTCATTTGCTTTGATTTGTTTAACGAAACACAATTTCTCGATTTCAAGAAAATGTTTACCAATGAAACACAATTTATTGAACTATCGAAAGAAGTATATCAAAAAATAGCATATAGAGAAAGTACAGAAGGTGTAATTGCCATTGCACAAGCAAAAACGCACACATTGCAAGATTTACAATTGCCTAAAAATCCGTTGATTGTGGTTTTGGAATCATTAGAAAAACCCGGAAACTTAGGCGCTGTTCTTCGCACAGCCGATGCCGCCAAAATAGATGCCGTGCTAATTGCCGACCCAAAAACCGATGTGTACAATCCAAATATCGTGCGTTCTAGTGTGGGTGCTTTGTTTAGCAATCAAATCGCAGTGGGTACATCAACCCAGATTATTAGTTTTTTGAAAGATAAAAACATTGCCCTTTTTAGTGCTATTTTGCAGGAAGCAGTGCCATATTACAGTGTTGATTTTAGCCAACCTTCAGCCATCATAATGGGAACCGAAGCTACTGGGTTATCGCAAGAATGGCGCAAACAAGCAACAGCAAATATCATTATTCCCATGCAAGGACAAATTGATTCAATGAACGTTTCTGTGGCTGCGGCTGTATTAATTTTCGAAGCAAAAAGACAAAGAAATCAATAA
- a CDS encoding DUF58 domain-containing protein: MKSIFLNTRFYLVLLAVITAFSVGYFLPFFYYFAIGLLVVLTITLAIELFLLFHIKNGITAERIITERLSNGDTNDIQLQVKNKYPFAVSLQIIDEVPFQFQNRDFLITTKISKQSSKQLNYQLVPKERGLYEFGAINIYASYGTKLLGKRFKEAVNQNIAVYPSFLNLRKYELLASKTALLPNGIKRTRKIGQSSEFEQIKDYVMGDDLRHINWKASAKKQHLMVNHYQEEKAQNVYLLIDKGRTMKMPFDGMSLLDYSINAALMLANISVKRQDKAGLWTFEKKTDVFLKADNKMLQVRKIVDALYHISTDFKESNYQYVLTDSLKKIQKRSLLILFTNFETLDAVKRQLPYLRALAKKHVLLTIIFENTLLHSVSAKKAQTTKDIYIQTIASKFVHEKQLIIQELQMHGIKTIYTKPKDLSVNLLNKYLEIKQQEII; encoded by the coding sequence ATGAAATCTATATTTCTAAATACACGTTTTTATTTGGTATTACTTGCAGTAATTACCGCTTTTTCCGTGGGATATTTTCTGCCCTTTTTCTACTATTTTGCTATTGGTTTATTAGTTGTTTTAACAATCACTTTAGCCATAGAATTGTTTTTATTGTTTCATATAAAAAACGGAATCACAGCAGAACGGATAATTACCGAGCGATTGTCTAATGGCGATACCAACGATATTCAATTGCAGGTTAAAAACAAGTATCCTTTTGCTGTTTCTCTGCAAATTATAGACGAGGTGCCGTTTCAGTTTCAAAATCGAGATTTTCTTATAACTACAAAAATTTCCAAACAATCCTCCAAACAATTAAACTATCAATTAGTTCCAAAAGAACGCGGTTTATATGAATTTGGAGCTATTAATATTTATGCATCTTACGGAACCAAACTGCTAGGTAAACGCTTTAAAGAAGCTGTAAATCAAAACATTGCGGTTTATCCTAGTTTTTTAAATCTTAGAAAATATGAGCTGTTGGCATCAAAAACAGCTTTGTTGCCAAACGGTATCAAACGCACCCGAAAAATAGGTCAATCGTCTGAATTTGAACAGATAAAAGACTATGTTATGGGCGATGATTTACGGCATATCAATTGGAAAGCTTCTGCAAAAAAACAACATTTAATGGTGAATCATTATCAAGAAGAAAAAGCGCAAAATGTGTATCTTTTGATTGATAAAGGCAGAACCATGAAAATGCCTTTCGACGGCATGTCGCTGTTAGATTATTCCATAAATGCCGCTTTAATGCTAGCAAATATCTCTGTGAAACGACAAGACAAAGCAGGTTTATGGACTTTTGAAAAGAAAACCGATGTGTTTTTGAAAGCCGATAATAAAATGTTGCAAGTGCGCAAAATTGTTGATGCATTGTATCATATTTCCACCGATTTTAAAGAGTCGAACTATCAATATGTGTTAACAGATAGTTTAAAGAAAATTCAAAAACGCAGTTTGCTGATTCTTTTCACCAATTTTGAAACCTTAGACGCTGTAAAAAGACAATTGCCCTATTTACGTGCCTTAGCAAAGAAACACGTGTTGCTAACCATTATTTTTGAAAATACCTTGTTGCACTCAGTAAGCGCTAAAAAAGCACAAACCACGAAAGATATTTACATACAAACCATTGCCTCAAAGTTTGTGCACGAAAAGCAACTCATTATTCAAGAATTACAAATGCACGGCATAAAAACCATTTACACAAAACCAAAGGATTTGTCGGTAAACTTGTTAAACAAATATCTAGAAATTAAACAGCAAGAAATTATTTAA
- a CDS encoding AAA family ATPase: MENQEMNSSNETNEIQFNSRIPLNDLKEQINAIKTELHKVIVGQHELIDLLLVALISNGHVLIEGVPGLAKTLTAKLLAKTVQTNFSRIQFTPDLMPSDILGTSVFNNQTNHFEFKKGPVFSNFILIDEINRSPAKTQAALFEVMEERQITIDGSTYQMQEPFLVLATQNPIEQEGTYALPEAQLDRFLMKITIDYPTLEQEIELLQLEQANEKVDKTSLLKPVVNAQQLIDFQKLAQKVMIEPHLIQFIAQIVNNTRSHSFLYLGASPRASIAILNASKSFALINGRDFVTPDDIKYVAYYVLNHRLILAPEREMEGITIKDVVKQIVDTVEIPR; encoded by the coding sequence ATGGAAAATCAAGAAATGAACTCAAGTAACGAAACCAACGAAATACAATTCAACAGCCGTATTCCTTTAAACGATTTAAAAGAACAAATAAACGCAATAAAAACCGAGCTGCACAAGGTGATTGTGGGCCAGCATGAGTTAATTGATTTACTTTTAGTGGCACTTATTTCAAACGGTCATGTGCTTATTGAAGGTGTGCCCGGCTTGGCAAAAACCTTAACAGCCAAATTGCTTGCCAAGACCGTACAAACCAATTTTTCGCGCATACAATTTACGCCCGATTTAATGCCTTCTGATATTTTAGGAACATCGGTTTTTAACAATCAAACCAATCATTTTGAGTTTAAAAAAGGACCTGTTTTTTCAAATTTTATTTTGATTGATGAAATAAATCGTTCGCCTGCCAAAACCCAAGCTGCTTTGTTTGAAGTGATGGAAGAACGTCAAATTACCATTGATGGATCTACCTATCAAATGCAAGAACCTTTTTTGGTGTTGGCTACTCAAAACCCCATTGAGCAAGAAGGAACGTATGCCCTACCGGAAGCACAATTGGATCGTTTTTTAATGAAAATCACAATAGATTACCCTACATTGGAACAAGAAATTGAACTATTGCAATTGGAGCAAGCCAATGAAAAAGTTGATAAAACAAGCTTGTTAAAACCTGTGGTGAACGCCCAACAATTAATCGATTTTCAAAAATTGGCTCAAAAAGTAATGATTGAACCTCATTTGATTCAGTTTATTGCTCAAATTGTAAACAACACCCGCAGCCACAGTTTTTTGTATTTAGGCGCTTCGCCAAGGGCTTCTATTGCAATTTTAAATGCAAGTAAATCGTTTGCTTTGATAAACGGTCGCGATTTTGTAACGCCAGACGATATTAAATACGTGGCTTATTACGTGTTGAATCACCGTTTAATTTTAGCTCCAGAACGCGAAATGGAAGGAATTACCATTAAAGATGTGGTGAAACAAATTGTTGACACGGTTGAAATTCCCCGATAA
- a CDS encoding DUF4350 domain-containing protein, producing MKSEYIKYVMYFLLAVLLVIFVQMYFPNPINWNRNFNTNSKDPYGLYVFNEELPQLLPNQNLTKTALTPYEFLLESEQIPAAQTTFLMVEGNRFIDHSSIEKLLEQVKNGADLIITAESFYQGRKAFLDTLNIRSHEIKTNNLHFVSTQTPNKDTLVLKDTYSTIFTIKDAEKHQVIAKMNSNPVFLSSKFGKGTVYICSTPILLTNYYLLHKDENTASFAENFTSFLKKKNVIWFDQNHQSNELANNESIFKVILKNKSWRFGWYTLVCGLILFLIFYGKRKQRIVPIIEPVKNTTVEYIETVGNLYFQENDHTQLLQKKIQHALYFIRTEWNISTQTINQEFKEKLKQKSMAADSDINQFVTFVQQFNLSYKYTQKQLIQFTKLLEKLNIHYGKSRNELK from the coding sequence ATGAAAAGCGAATACATTAAATATGTGATGTACTTTTTATTGGCTGTATTGCTTGTAATATTTGTACAAATGTATTTTCCAAACCCTATCAATTGGAACCGAAATTTTAATACGAATAGCAAAGATCCTTATGGGTTGTATGTTTTTAATGAAGAATTACCACAGTTGCTTCCCAACCAAAATCTTACAAAAACAGCATTAACACCTTATGAATTTTTGTTGGAAAGTGAACAAATCCCTGCTGCCCAAACTACTTTTTTAATGGTTGAAGGCAATCGGTTTATTGACCATTCTTCGATTGAAAAACTGCTAGAACAGGTAAAAAATGGTGCCGATTTAATTATTACTGCCGAAAGTTTTTATCAGGGAAGAAAAGCATTTTTAGACACTTTAAACATTCGTTCACACGAAATTAAAACCAACAATCTGCATTTTGTTTCCACACAAACACCAAACAAAGATACATTAGTTTTAAAAGATACATACAGCACCATTTTCACCATAAAAGATGCAGAAAAACATCAAGTTATTGCAAAAATGAACAGTAATCCCGTGTTTTTGTCTTCAAAATTTGGAAAAGGAACGGTTTATATCTGCTCCACTCCTATTTTGCTCACCAATTATTATTTGTTGCACAAAGATGAAAATACTGCAAGCTTTGCCGAAAATTTTACCTCTTTTTTGAAGAAAAAAAATGTAATTTGGTTCGATCAAAATCATCAATCAAATGAGCTGGCAAACAATGAATCTATTTTTAAAGTTATTCTAAAAAATAAAAGTTGGCGTTTTGGCTGGTACACGCTTGTGTGTGGATTGATTTTGTTTTTAATCTTCTACGGAAAGCGTAAACAACGCATTGTGCCAATCATTGAACCCGTGAAAAACACTACCGTTGAATATATTGAAACCGTGGGTAATTTATATTTCCAAGAAAACGACCACACCCAATTATTACAAAAGAAAATTCAGCATGCTTTGTATTTTATAAGAACAGAATGGAACATTTCAACCCAAACTATCAATCAAGAATTCAAAGAAAAATTAAAGCAAAAATCAATGGCTGCAGACAGCGATATAAATCAGTTTGTAACTTTTGTACAACAATTTAATTTATCCTATAAATACACTCAAAAACAGTTAATTCAGTTTACAAAACTATTAGAAAAACTAAATATTCATTATGGAAAATCAAGAAATGAACTCAAGTAA
- a CDS encoding stage II sporulation protein M produces MREIAFIKQNKEKWLNIEQQLTIKNKISADNWSNMYVQLSNDLAFAQTYFPKSDLTAYLNNLASTVHQKVYTNYRYEKGVLNAFFFYDVPLIAYKYRKVMYFALILFLVFVTIGAVSAAVDERYVRLILGDAYVNQTLENISKGDAMAVYKSSSNWGSAFGITINNLYVGVRCYIYGIFLGLGTFYIMVQNAVMLGSFQYFFYEKGVFSESIRGIWLHGAMEIMAIVIEVAAGFMLGASLLFPGTYTRMQSLKIGFKNSFKLFISTMPFTIFAGLIEGYITRYAKEMPNVLNYLIIGSTLALITFYYFIYPVLIHKKTLKNL; encoded by the coding sequence ATGAGAGAAATTGCTTTTATAAAACAAAATAAAGAAAAATGGTTAAATATTGAGCAACAATTAACCATAAAAAATAAAATTTCTGCTGATAATTGGTCTAATATGTATGTGCAACTGAGCAATGATTTGGCTTTTGCCCAAACTTATTTTCCAAAAAGCGATTTAACAGCTTATTTGAATAACCTTGCAAGCACTGTGCATCAAAAGGTTTATACCAATTACCGATACGAAAAAGGTGTTTTAAATGCGTTTTTTTTCTACGATGTACCATTAATCGCTTATAAATACAGAAAAGTAATGTATTTTGCATTGATTCTTTTTTTGGTATTTGTAACCATCGGAGCGGTTTCGGCAGCAGTTGATGAGCGATATGTGCGCTTAATTTTGGGCGATGCTTATGTGAACCAAACTTTAGAAAACATCTCTAAAGGCGATGCAATGGCTGTTTATAAAAGTTCTAGCAATTGGGGAAGTGCTTTTGGTATTACTATTAACAATTTGTATGTGGGTGTGCGCTGTTATATTTACGGTATTTTTCTGGGGTTAGGTACATTTTATATCATGGTTCAAAATGCCGTTATGCTAGGCAGTTTCCAATACTTTTTTTATGAAAAAGGAGTGTTTAGTGAAAGTATTCGCGGTATTTGGCTTCATGGCGCTATGGAAATCATGGCTATTGTTATTGAAGTTGCTGCGGGTTTCATGTTGGGAGCCAGTTTGCTTTTTCCCGGAACTTATACGCGTATGCAATCACTAAAAATTGGGTTTAAAAACAGCTTTAAATTGTTTATAAGTACCATGCCTTTTACTATTTTTGCAGGATTAATAGAAGGTTACATCACCCGATACGCCAAAGAAATGCCCAATGTTTTAAACTATTTGATCATTGGTAGCACGTTGGCTTTAATTACTTTTTATTATTTTATTTATCCAGTTTTAATTCACAAAAAAACACTTAAAAACCTATAA
- a CDS encoding RDD family protein: MTEITINTAQNVAINFKPASLGERIVAFAIDMVIKIAYVSAIYYFIIDLLNLNRFLNSLDAWESGVVYFVLFIPFIFYTLFFESWTNGQTPGKMMMKIRVVKLEGYQARFSDYFSRWVCRLVDILIFMGLPAILGIIFSKKSQRIGDMVTDTTVISLKSNVQLNHRFLDDLSNEYVVTFPTVLRLSDHDMNIIKKAYNTAIIQNDYEMITKLIAKIEEVTTIKNQNFNQHQFIQTIINDFNHLTSK, from the coding sequence ATGACCGAAATAACGATCAACACAGCACAAAATGTTGCTATAAATTTTAAACCGGCTTCGCTAGGCGAGCGAATTGTAGCTTTTGCAATAGATATGGTTATTAAAATAGCTTACGTATCAGCTATTTACTATTTTATAATTGATTTGTTAAACTTAAACAGATTTTTGAATTCATTGGATGCCTGGGAATCTGGCGTGGTTTATTTTGTGCTGTTTATACCTTTTATTTTTTATACCTTGTTTTTTGAAAGTTGGACCAACGGACAAACGCCAGGAAAAATGATGATGAAAATTAGAGTTGTAAAATTAGAAGGATACCAAGCACGTTTTTCAGATTATTTCAGCAGATGGGTTTGCCGTTTAGTAGATATACTTATTTTTATGGGTTTACCCGCTATTTTAGGAATAATTTTTAGCAAAAAAAGCCAGCGAATAGGCGATATGGTAACCGATACCACTGTGATTAGTTTAAAATCGAATGTGCAATTAAACCATAGATTTTTAGACGATTTATCCAATGAATATGTGGTGACCTTTCCCACCGTTTTGCGATTGTCTGATCATGATATGAACATTATTAAAAAAGCATACAACACAGCAATTATTCAAAACGATTATGAAATGATTACCAAATTGATTGCTAAAATTGAAGAAGTGACCACCATAAAAAATCAAAATTTTAATCAACACCAATTCATTCAAACCATTATCAACGATTTTAATCATTTAACCAGTAAATAA
- a CDS encoding trimeric intracellular cation channel family protein, which yields MIFTILDILGLIAFAISGTLAGIEKKLDFFGVFVIAMVTSIGGGTLRDLLIGNTPVFWLLNLQTFYIVTATTILSVVFRHRLSFLRTSLFLFDTIGIGIFTIIGIEQGLMIDLSPIVCILLGTVTACFGGVARDILCNEIPVIFRKEVYATACLTGGFMFFALDFLKVNNDIIYVATAGTIILIRIFAVRYKWSFPQIEIK from the coding sequence ATGATTTTTACCATATTAGATATTTTAGGATTAATCGCATTTGCCATTTCAGGAACATTGGCAGGAATCGAAAAAAAATTAGATTTTTTTGGTGTTTTTGTGATTGCAATGGTCACATCAATCGGCGGTGGAACCTTGCGAGATCTGCTTATTGGCAATACGCCCGTTTTTTGGCTTTTAAATTTACAAACGTTTTATATAGTTACCGCAACAACGATACTTTCGGTGGTGTTTCGTCATCGGTTGAGTTTTTTAAGAACATCGTTGTTTTTGTTTGATACCATTGGAATTGGTATTTTTACAATTATAGGCATTGAACAAGGTTTGATGATTGATTTAAGCCCAATTGTTTGTATTTTGCTTGGCACAGTAACAGCTTGTTTTGGCGGAGTTGCGCGCGATATTTTGTGTAATGAAATCCCCGTTATTTTTAGAAAAGAAGTTTATGCCACGGCTTGTCTTACAGGTGGTTTTATGTTTTTTGCTTTAGATTTCCTTAAAGTAAATAATGATATAATTTATGTGGCAACCGCAGGAACCATCATTTTAATCCGCATTTTTGCAGTTCGCTATAAATGGTCGTTTCCACAGATTGAAATTAAGTAA